One window from the genome of Nitrosospira multiformis encodes:
- a CDS encoding heme biosynthesis HemY N-terminal domain-containing protein, with protein MKWVLWLLALFAVAVAITLATRYNTGYVLVVAQPYRVELSLNLLAVLLVVLVFIAYFVVRLAIIALRLPTEVSEFRLRRRREKAREMLLDGLKAFLEGRYAKAEKASAIALELRESPMAGAINAMVAARSAHELRKYSQRDEFIAIAENIAPEEVVLRLMTQAELLLDERRPGEALKILQSLRATGARQHTAALRLELKAQQGSKNWDAVLDLLRQLEQRNAFDKALIQQLRCSAHVENLKSRILNPHALKEYWQTISSVDKKDSKVAATAARACTAIGDCVTAHQIIEQSLDRQWDSELVGLYAECLETDTIRQIERAETWLESHPNDACLLLALGKLCVYCELWGKAQNYLEASLSVEPSHPTHLMLAQLNEKIGRPELAKNHYSKGLELALKRLEHMG; from the coding sequence ATGAAGTGGGTGCTCTGGCTACTGGCGTTGTTTGCCGTGGCGGTAGCGATAACGCTTGCAACCCGATACAACACTGGTTATGTGCTGGTGGTGGCGCAGCCTTATCGTGTCGAGCTATCGCTCAATCTGCTGGCGGTTTTGCTGGTAGTGCTGGTTTTCATTGCCTATTTTGTAGTACGGCTGGCGATCATCGCCCTGCGACTGCCCACCGAGGTAAGCGAGTTCCGCTTGCGCCGGCGCCGCGAAAAAGCACGAGAGATGTTGCTGGATGGTCTTAAGGCCTTCCTCGAAGGCCGTTACGCCAAGGCGGAAAAAGCGTCCGCTATCGCGTTGGAGCTGCGAGAGTCGCCCATGGCGGGTGCGATCAATGCCATGGTCGCCGCGCGTTCTGCGCATGAACTAAGAAAGTATTCCCAGCGTGATGAGTTTATTGCCATCGCGGAAAATATTGCGCCGGAAGAAGTAGTGCTGCGCCTTATGACGCAAGCTGAACTACTGCTGGATGAACGCCGGCCGGGAGAAGCGCTGAAAATACTGCAATCCCTGCGTGCCACGGGTGCGCGTCAACACACTGCCGCACTGCGGCTGGAATTGAAAGCGCAGCAGGGGTCGAAAAACTGGGATGCGGTATTGGATCTGCTCCGGCAACTGGAGCAGCGTAATGCTTTCGATAAGGCGCTGATACAACAATTACGATGCAGCGCCCATGTCGAAAATCTCAAAAGCAGGATATTGAATCCGCACGCATTGAAAGAGTATTGGCAAACGATATCTTCGGTGGATAAGAAGGACAGCAAAGTGGCCGCCACCGCGGCCCGTGCGTGTACGGCGATAGGCGACTGTGTAACCGCTCATCAGATTATCGAGCAAAGTCTGGATAGACAATGGGATTCCGAATTGGTAGGGTTATATGCGGAATGCCTGGAAACCGATACAATCAGGCAGATTGAGCGCGCCGAGACATGGCTTGAGTCTCACCCTAATGACGCGTGTCTGCTGCTTGCTCTCGGCAAACTTTGTGTCTATTGCGAATTGTGGGGTAAAGCCCAGAATTATCTGGAAGCGAGCTTGTCGGTGGAACCCAGCCATCCAACCCATCTCATGCTGGCGCAATTAAATGAGAAGATCGGCAGGCCCGAGCTGGCAAAGAATCACTATAGTAAAGGATTGGAACTTGCGTTGAAGCGGCTGGAGCATATGGGATAA
- a CDS encoding CDP-6-deoxy-delta-3,4-glucoseen reductase, translated as MSHRITINPSGHVLSAQPGETVLQAALREGFPLPYGCRNGACGTCKGKIIQGTVDFGSHNDDTLTEIEKRAGMALFCCAVPLSELVIECREIGAIKDIKVKTLPCRVHKLERVAPNVMVISLKLPTNERLQFLAGQYIDIFMKNGKRRSFSLANAPHDDELLQLHVRNYFGGTFAEHVFTHMKERDILRFEGPLGTFFLREDSDKPIIFVASGTGFAPVKSILEHAFYVRNLRGSERQMVLYWGNRTKADLYMANLAGSWQQEHDNFTFIPVLSEALPVDNWPGRTGLVHQAVLQDFEDLAGYQVYACGAPAMVEAAHEDFTRLRGLPEDEFFSDAFTASTASTGTPGS; from the coding sequence ATGTCGCATCGGATAACCATTAACCCCAGCGGGCACGTTTTATCTGCCCAACCTGGCGAAACAGTGCTACAAGCCGCGCTACGCGAAGGATTCCCGCTCCCCTACGGTTGCCGCAACGGAGCCTGCGGCACTTGCAAGGGCAAAATCATACAGGGAACAGTCGATTTCGGCAGCCATAATGACGACACACTGACGGAAATAGAGAAGCGGGCGGGCATGGCATTGTTTTGCTGCGCCGTACCGTTGTCGGAACTGGTAATCGAGTGCCGCGAAATCGGGGCAATCAAGGATATCAAGGTTAAAACCCTGCCATGCCGCGTACACAAGCTGGAGCGCGTCGCGCCTAACGTAATGGTTATTTCCCTAAAGCTTCCCACCAACGAACGATTGCAGTTTCTCGCCGGGCAATATATCGATATTTTCATGAAAAACGGAAAACGCCGGAGTTTTTCGCTGGCTAATGCGCCTCACGATGATGAACTGCTGCAGCTGCATGTCCGCAACTATTTCGGTGGCACGTTCGCCGAACATGTGTTCACACACATGAAGGAACGGGATATCCTTCGTTTTGAAGGACCACTCGGTACATTCTTTCTGCGCGAAGATTCAGACAAACCGATTATATTCGTGGCCAGCGGTACCGGCTTCGCACCGGTCAAAAGCATACTTGAACACGCCTTCTACGTGCGGAATCTGCGTGGCAGCGAACGGCAAATGGTACTTTACTGGGGCAATCGCACAAAAGCCGATCTGTATATGGCGAATCTGGCAGGAAGCTGGCAGCAGGAGCACGACAATTTTACTTTTATCCCGGTGCTATCGGAAGCACTGCCGGTGGACAACTGGCCCGGAAGAACCGGCCTGGTGCATCAAGCCGTATTGCAAGACTTCGAGGATCTCGCCGGATACCAGGTATACGCCTGCGGCGCGCCGGCAATGGTCGAAGCCGCCCATGAGGATTTCACCAGACTGCGCGGCCTGCCGGAAGATGAATTTTTTTCCGATGCGTTTACCGCTTCCACTGCTTCGACAGGCACACCAGGATCCTAA